The following nucleotide sequence is from Leptolyngbya sp. SIO1E4.
TAACCCCCTCTAACTCCTTAGGGATGAGTCTCTAGCAAAAGGAAATTGTATTGACACTGCTTAGAGAGATAGATAACGGCTTCGGTAGGGCGGTAAGACGGCAATTCCGGTGACGCGTTGTGAGGTTGACTGGGGGTATTTCGCTACCCCCAGACCCCGTCAACCAGGACGTTCCGCCGTCCTGGACCTCGCGGAAAGGAGGGGGCAGCGAGGTGGATGGAACGGTTGGTTCCAGCTGACGATTGGTTGAGTCATGGGAAGTTCGGCAAAGGTTAGTCGCCTCAGCAGATATTGAGAGTATTTTTCGCTGTTGAATGAATCAGCCCTACCTCTAACTCCCCCTTAGTAAAGGGGAGAACGGGATTTCCTTCCTTGAGAAGGTGGGATTAAGGGAGGTGATGCAGCATTGAGGTTTATCCAGATGAAACCCGCTTGCTTCAACACCTATCTAAGGTGAAGCATTCATTTCGAGAAACCTACTTGGAATCGGTTTTCAGGCATATTGCTAGTGCCCGCATACCTACGGTCTTGCAAACATTTCAAAAGTTTAAGCAATCACAATTTGGACAGTTTTATTAAGGAGACCAAGTAATGGCAAAAGTAGTTGGAATTGACTTAGGAACCACAAATTCTTGTATTGCCGTGATGGAGGGGGGGCAATCGGTTGTGATTGCCAATGCTGAGGGCACTCGCACCACCCCTTCGGTTGTTGCCTATGCCAAGAATGGCGATCGCCTGGTGGGGCAAATTGCTAAGCGTCAAGCGGTAATGAACCCCGAAAATACCTTCTACTCGGTCAAGCGCTTCATTGGTCGCAAATACGGTGAAGTGAGCAACGAGATGACAGAGGTTTCTTACAAAGTCCTGCGTGACGGCAGCGCCAACGTCAAGCTCAATTGTTCAGCGGCAGGCAAGCAGTTTGCGCCGGAAGAAATTTCAGCCCAAGTGCTGCGAAAGTTGGTGGACGATGCCAGCAAATATCTGGGTGAACCGATTAAGCAGGCCGTGATTACAGTACCGGCTTACTTCAACGACTCGCAGCGGCAGGCAACCAAAGACGCAGGCAAGGTTGCGGGGCTGGAAGTTCTGCGGATCATCAACGAACCGACGGCAGCCTCCCTCGCCTATGGCTTAGACAAAAAGACGAACGAAACCATTCTGGTCTTTGACTTGGGCGGCGGTACGTTTGATGTGTCTGTGCTAGAAGTGGGCGACGGCGTCGTTGAGGTGCTGTCCACCAGTGGCGACACCCACCTGGGGGGCGACGACTTTGACAAAAAAATTGTGGACTGGTTGGCCGATGAGTTTAAGCGCAACGAAGGCATCGACTTGCGTCAGGATAAGCAAGCCCTGCAGCGGCTGACAGAGGCGGCAGAGAAAGCCAAGATTGAGCTATCCGGTGCAACGCAGACAGACATTAACCTGCCCTTCATTACCGCAACCCAGGAGGGGCCAAAGCATCTGGATACGACGTTGACCCGAGCCCAGTTTGAGCAGATGTGCTCCGACTTGCTGGATCGCTGTCAAACGCCCGTTGAGCAAGCACTCAAAGATGCCAAGCTGAGCGCTGGCAACATTGATGAAGTGGTGCTGGTCGGGGGATCCACTCGCATCCCAGCCGTGCAAGAACTGGTACGTCGCACCATCGGTAAAGACCCCTGTCAGGGGGTTAACCCAGATGAGGTGGTGGCGGTGGGTGCCGCGATTCAAGGGGGGGTGCTCGCAGGGGATGTCAAAGACATTTTGCTGCTAGATGTGACGCCCCTGTCCTTAGGGGTTGAAACCTTAGGCGGCGTTGCCACCAAGCTGATCCCACGAAATACCACGATTCCTGCCAAGAAGTCCGAAATCTTTTCCACGGCAGCCGATGGCCAGACCAGCGTAGACGTACATGTCTTACAGGGAGAACGGGAACTGGCCTCTGGCAACAAGAGCCTGGGCAACTTCCGATTGGATGGCATTCCCTCTGCCCCACGGGGCCTGCCTCAAATTGAGGTGACCTTTGATATCGACGCCAACGGCATCCTGTCCGTTTCAGCGAAGGACAAAGCCTCTGGTAAAGAACAGTCCATTACCATCAGCGGCGCGTCCACCCTGGATGATAAAGAAGTCGACCGCATGGTAAAAGATGCCGAGGCCAATGCTGAGGCCGATCGCCAGCGCCGGGAACGCATCGACGCCAAGAATACGGCTGATTCTGTGGCCTATCAAGCTGAGAAGCAGCTTGCCGACCTGAACGGTCAAGTCCCAGAGGCTGACAAGCAGCGGATGAAGGAATTGGTGGCGAGTCTGCGAGAGGCGGCTGAAAAAGAAGACGTCGATCGCATGAAGACCCTCACCAACGATGTGCAGCAGGCGCTGATGCAGATTGGCAGTGCTATCTACGGTCAGGCCCAGGGCAATGCTGCGGCTGGCGCACCGTCTGGTGGTGCATCCAGTGGTGGTAATGATGACGTCATCGATGCTGAATTTGTGGATAGCAAATAGAGGCCATCACTGTCCCATTGATTAGGGTTTAATCCAGTCATCCCAAAGGATAATGACGAATGGGGAGATAGGGTGCAAGGCAGAAGGGAGCAGCAGACGGCAGAAAGAACCCCGCTGTATGAGGGATGTTCAGATGTCGGCATGACTCACCCTTACTGGCAATAGCAATCTCTTTCACCCCAAAGACTGTTTCAGAACTCGCGGTGCCATTTGAGGTACAGCCTGCCATCACCCTGTTTCCCCAGTGTCGATGGCAAGATTCCTCAAATGGCGCTCAGCGTAGAGAAGCGATCCCCTAATCAGTCATGGCGATGACGACACCCCGGAACCTAGGGACAGTTTCCTTAACGACGTTATTAGTCTCTGCCCACTACGGGTTGGGCTTTATTTTAGGGACGGCGGAAAAGTCTTTCACCGATGGGCCAATCGGCAGTCTCTATGCTGTGGCAGTCGGCGTGGGTATGATCACCCTGGCGCTAGTGGCTCAGTTCTACTGGACTCGGATTGACCCCCTTTGGACGCTACTGGGCGATCGCTACGGCTACCCGGTCAAAATCGGCATCGGCCTGATGTCTTGGGCCTCATTCATTGGCATTGAAGCGGTTCAGATCATCTCGGCAGCCGCCATTTTGGAGATTGTCGGTTTCCCAACACCGCTGACGATGGTGAGCCTCGCAGGGGTGTTTTGCCTGTTTTCTTTGCTGCCGCTTGAAAGGGCGAGCGGGCTTTTTCGGGGGCTCTTGTTGTTCAACATTTTGGTGTTAAGCAGTGCACTCTGGCGGTTAGACCAGGGTGAAGCCTATGGGCGAGCTGTTCTCGACTTTTGGCCTACGGTCAGTCAGGGGGTTTCTCCTGAAATAGCCGGAGTTGCCCTCTCAACGGTTTTGCTGGTGCTCATTGACATGAAATGCCAGCAGTTTGTGGTGCGATCGCAGTCTCCCCCCATTGCGTGGTGGAGCTGTATCTTCTCCGGCTGGATTTTTATCGCCCTCGCATTTTTGCCCACGGCGATTGTTAGCGCTGCCCAGCAGGGGCAGATATTGCCTGCTGAAGTCACCGGCAAAACGGCTATTCCCTACATTCTTAGCTGGCTGGGAGGGGGGATTCAAACCCCTTGGGGGCTGCTGTTTGTGGCGTCGCTGGCGTTACCCGCCCTGGGTATTGGCAGCAATATTCTTCGGATTCAAACGAAGGCTAATCTGGATATTGTTAACCTGAATAGCACACCGGGGTATCGAGCGGGCTTTGCGTTTCTGAATGCCACGTTAGCCCTGGCGATCGCCCTTCGAGGCGGAGAAATTGTTGGCCTGATTGTGTCTTTTTATGCGGCTTATCTATCGGCTGTATGGATTCCCTTTGCGGCTTACCTGTTCGAGCAGGCTCAGCTGTTTGTTTTCTCAGTTACCAGCGTCCAAGTGTCTCTATTGATTGGTGGGCTAGCCGCGTTAATCACGTTAGGGATGAGTTTATTTCAGCCTGAATTCATTTGGTTTAACAGCCCTGAACTCACCATTTTAGGGGTGGGGATAGGGCTAAGCAGTTTGGCGTTATTCACAACCCAAGCAGGCGAGACTCTACTGCTTCTGCTCAAGAGAACTCAAGAAGACATTGAAGCTTAATGGTGTAGCAAAAGGCAGAGGGATGAAGGAAACGCTTGAGAGGAAATAACCCAACACCCGCAACGGTGTCGTTGGGTTACGCTGGCGCTAACCCAACTTGTTGGCTACCCTGCCAGGCGCTGCCAGATACGCGCTATCTCAGCCAGCATAGATTGCATTGTTTGCGTGAACGCCCGATGCTCACGAGTATTTCTCAAACCATCTTGACGGGCCTGGGTAATGTGTTGATCCATCCGCGATCGGTCAGCTCTGGCTTCCTCTAGGAGAACCTGAAACCGTTGATCAGTATCGTTTTGCTGTTCTGCCAGGTCATTAATCATAGACACGACATCAGCAGTGGATGCCTGCAGCTCTGCCCTGGTTTGACTAAAACCCTCGCGAATGTCATTCCCTAGCGTCGATATCGACTCGGTAGCGGCTTCTATCGCCCTAGCATTGTTGTCAACTTGAACCTGCGTGCGTTGCTGCTGCTCGGCCATAACAGCAAGGATGGCTTCTACGCGATCAAGGCGGTCTTCGCTATTGGGGCAGGGTTTGAATGGCTCATTGAGGCTCTAGTGAAGTGAAACGTGTAACTTTTACGTTCCAGTCACCATGCTAGGCCATGTTGCTGCCTAGAGAAGAATGAAAAAAGAAGATTGAACCATACGGCATCTTTTCCAGTTTCAATCCCCTGGCGGGGAAGTGGTGGTTTGCGACTTTACAGCCAAGCCACTCCAAAGCATCTATGAGCTGTTTCAATCCCCTGGCGGGGAAGTGGTGGTTTGCGACGTATCAACCGCCACCCTTGAGGAAGCCATGCTTCTTGTTTCAATCCCCTGGCGGGGAAGTGGTGGTTTGCGACGGGCATGGAATTAGTATCTGAAAACGCCCAACTGCTAATGTTTCAATCCCCTGACGGGGAAGTGGTGGTTTGCGACATATAAAACCCGATCCAAAAGTAAAGAGCCTTTAAGTTTCAATCCCCTGACGGGGAAGTGGTGGTTTGCGACCGTTCATGGAGGAATGGAGCGGCAGTCGCTTGTTGTTTCAATCCCCTGACGGGGAAGTGGTGGTTTGCGACGGACTAAAGCGATCTATTGGCTCCTACGAATCGGAGTTTCAATCCCCTGACGGGGAAGTGGTGGTTTGCGACCCACCCCAGCGGCTCTATCGTCCCCTCTGAAGGTGTTTCAATCCCCTGACGGGGAAGTGGTGGTTTGCGACAATACTCGCTAGGAAGCAGCATTACCCCTTGCTGGTTTCAATCCCCTGACGGGGAAGTGGTGGTTTGCGACCCTATCTAGAGCCTTACAGAGGCACAGCTTTGCTGTTTCAATCCCCTGACGGGGAAGTGGTGGTTTGCGACGAAGCCTAAGCACGTAATGGTAGACGATGGCGATGTTTCAATCCCCTGACGGGGAAGTGGTGGTTTGCGACCTCACAAAGTCTAGTAATTGTCCCGGCCCTCACCGTTTCAATCCCCTGACGGGGAAGTGGTGGTTTGCGACATGGTTCCGTCAAAGTGCCTGGAGACGCGATTAGGCGATCGGTTTCAATCCCCTGACGGGGAAGTGGTGGTTTGCGACGACGGAGTCGTGAGCACTCCTTCAAGGTGTTCATGGTAGTTTCAATCCCCTGACGGGGAAGTGGTGGTTTGCGACATGCCCGTGTGTGCATAGGCCAATCGTTTCTAATCGTTTCAATCCCCTGACGGGGAAGTGGTGGTTTGCGACGGCGGTCGCTTCAAGCGCTGAGTTAGAGACCCTTTCAGACCCCGACTGCGCGGATCCCAAAATTTATAGCCCATAACTCACCCTTCAGATCAAAAAACCCTCAAAGCAAACCTGCAAAAGCCGCTCCTAGTCAGAAGTACAGCCCTTGCGCGGATCCCCCTGGCTGAGCCAAACGCTCAAACCCAGACGTGTCAGGCAACCTAGCCCCTCAACTGACTCAAGTTAGCTAAACACCTCCCCACCCGCGCATCACCCCTTACAGAGGCATGGGCATCAAACAGTTTAGCCCGAAGGCTCTTGTGGGCATTGAAACAAGAGCCCACAAGACCAATGCTTATGCAATTTTCAAGGTGCGGCCAAACCCCAAAAAGTTCAGCATGATTTCTGCCAGTCTAGCGACAAATCCACAAGACCAGGCGAAAATTTACAATGCTGCACGCAAATCCCCCCAACAAGAAGTCCTAAAGCGTCACAGGTGACTCCACATACACCGTAGGATCCTGCGTCATAAACTGAATGCCGTACCCATCCAGACGCCGAGCGATCGTTTCATTCGCTAGCTGCAGCAAACGCTTACGCAGCTCAATAGAGTTATCGTTAGAGCCCAGAATAAAGAACGTAATGCGGGCGCGGCGCATCTGTTGACTGCGGCGTCCGTTTTCACCAGACGGGGTAAAGACAATACTGGTGCTACCCGGGTCAACCCCAAACACAGAATCCGTACTCTGGCTGATGACCTGTTTCACCAGGGCAGCATCTTCATCAGAGAGCGGTCGAGCAAAGTCAAAATACAGCATCACCATCACCTTCTTAGCGCGGGTGACGTTTTCAATTTCCATACTGATGAGCTGCGAGTTGGGGATAATCACCAACGTACTTTTGCCCGCCGTCCGCACTTTAGTCGAGCGCAGCCCAATCGATTCAACCCGACCCAGTTGCCCATCCGCCAAGCGAATATATTCCCCCGGAACAAAGGGGCGATCTAGATAAAGCACAATGGTGCTGAGGAGCTGTTCTAAGATTTTTTGAGAAGCAAAGGCAACGGCAATGCCCCCAATCCCTAAGCTGGCAAACAACCCGACCAGGTTAAAGTTTTGAGTTTGGGCAAAAACCAGAACTGCAATCAGCCCAATGACGACATTGACGACGGTTTCAAATACCAGCAGTAGCTCATCAGCCTCCAACCCCAGCTGCCTTAACACCTCGACACCGTAGATGCGAAATATCTGACGGCAAAGCCGTGAGATGAACCAGGCAACGCTCCCAATCACCCACAAATCGATAAAAGGTCGCAGAAAACCATAGAGGCTGGCAAAGTCTTCCTGAAGCCAAATTGTGGCCAGAGAAACCCAGATGGCCGTTCCCGCCCAGCGTATTGACCCCTGTATAGGCTCCATCAACTGCCGGTAGTGCCCCATGACTGCAGCGGGGAGAAAATGCCCCAAAATGAAGCGGGCGATCGCCGGTGTCCAGCGCCCGATCAGCAACGCCAGCAATAAGGTGACGCCAAACATAACGATATGAGGGGTTTCTGCCAGCGATCGCCCCACCCCCAGCTCGTTCAGACGATTGTGCAGAAAATCCATGGCGTTGCAGTGTGTCCCTGTTAGATGCGATATGCCTAAACGGTGATAGGGGCGTCTACATAGATGGTGGGTTCTTCAATGTCGAAAGCGATGCCATAGGCTTTAAGCCGCTGGGTCATTTTTTGGTTGGCGACATCCAACACCTGTCGTCGAATTTCGAGAGAGCCACCACTGCCGCCCAAAATAAATAGCGTAGTCTGCACCTGGGTTAAGTTTCCGCCTTCGAGCTTGCGGAAGGTAATGTCAGTACTGCGGGCATCAATGCCGAAGATATCTCGAGTACTCTCCTGAATGACTTGGCGAATCAGGGCCTGCTCCTCTTCCGGTACGGTGCGATAAAGGTTCAAATGAACGATCGCCATCACCTTTTTGGCGTCGGTGAAGTTTTCTACCGTGGCTTGAATGATGGCGCTGTTGGGCACGATCGCCAGCGTCCCTTTGCCCGACGTGCGAATTTTGGTCGAGCGTAACCCAATCGATTCCACCCGCCCAAAAGTGCCGTCTGGTAACCCTACATAGTCGTCTACGGTAAACGGGCGATCCACATAAATGACAACCCCCCCCACAAGCTGCTCCAATACTTTTTGAGCCGCAAAGGCTACAGCAAGGCCGCCGACGCCCAAACTCGCGACCAGGCCAACGATGTTGAGGCGATGGGTTTGCCCAAAAACAATGGCCAAAATCACGACAATGCCAAAGTTGGCAAAGAAACGCACCAGTATCAAAACTTCGCTATTGGTTTTGCGCCCTCCCTTCAGGGCTGCATCTAACAAAAAGCTGTCGAAATAGGCTTTGAAACTGCGAGACAAAAACCAGCCCAAAGCCAGGGTCGAGGCCAGCGTAATCGCAAATTCAAAATAGTGATACCAGGACAGTCGCCACAATAGCCGCAGCAGCACAAACCCCACCAGATCCAGCACTGCTAGCGCACCCACGGTGGCTAGCAGCGATCGCTGGGGCTGAATCACTTTGTTATAAAAAGCGGTGGCATCCTCCCTGAGAATACGATTCAGTAAAAATCGAGTCACCCAGGGCACCACCTGCCCTAGAAGAACCGCAATACCGCCTGCAATACCCGCCAAACTCAACCAGAACAGCGCTGGGTGTTCCCATGAGAGGGCGATGTAAGAATCCCACATCTCTATCAATTGACTCATGGCCTCCTTCGTAGGGGCACCCATATGGTATTGCCTGGGTGACATAATTTCCTCTATCGAAGGACTTAATTTTGAGGATCCCGGATCTCTATCGCTGGTGAGATCTTTTTAATCAGCAGCATTCGTTACGCTAAGGCAAAGATGATAGCGTTGTCTGGCTGAACCTAGAACATTCAGGCCAAGACAAGGGCTAGGCGTAAGGCTGATTCATCCAACAGAGAAAACGCTTACAGCAAAAGGCAGAAAGCAGAAGGCAGACATCAAACCCTTGCTGCTTAAGGACTCCAGGAAATTCGATTGTCCTAAACAGCCTTTCAAGTACCATCAATGCCGACTGAAACGGCTCACCGCTGCCAACCGTTCAATGACTTAACCAACCGTCAGCTGCAACCAACTGCTCAATCCCCCTTATTGCCCCCTCCTTGCCGCGAGGTTCAGGACGGCGGAACGTTCTGCATCCTGCCCGCCATATAGCGGTATGCAGGCTAATCAAGCACACCCTAGACCCCAAACCCTAGACCCTGTCTTGACCCAGATGTACTGGACTCAACTGAACAAGGCTATAGATGTGACAGATTAAGACAAAGGTTAAATCATGCTGACCTGCCCCGGTACTTATACAGCCCCTGCAAACCGCCCCATAGTTGCAGCCATACAGGCGACAGCCCACTGTCAGGGCATGATGTCAGCCAGACAAAGGCGCGTTGCAGAACGACTCTGACCCGACAAATTTACCTTTTAGGACGGTTTATCATCAGCTCAGGCTAGCAGTAGAGCACAGCTCGTAATGAATTCAGATACTTTGACTGAGTCGCAGCAGATAGAAACAGCTAAGACAACACCTTCCAAACCAAAATTTGCGATTTTCCAGCTGTGGAATATGAATGTGGGCTTTCTCGGCATTCAGTTTGGGTGGGGCTTGCAGATGGCCAACATGAGCTCCATCTTTGAACATCTAGGGGCCAGCGCCCATGAAATTCCTATTTTGTGGCTGGCAGCACCACTGACAGGGCTGATCGTGCAGCCCATTGTGGGTAATCTGAGCGACTACACCTGGGGGCCATTAGGGCGCAGACGGCCCTATTTACTGGCAGGGGCGATTCTGGCCTCGGTAGCGTTGATACTCATGCCCCATTGCTCAGCCCTGTGGATGGCGGCTGGGCTGCTGTGGGTGCTAGACACCAGCGCTAACGTCAGCATGGTGCCGTTTCGGGCCTTTGTGGGTGACCTGCTGCCCCAAGAGCAGCGCACTCAGGGGTTTGCCATGCAAAGTGTGATGGTGGGGATGGGGGCGATCGCGGCCTCTAGCATGCCCTGGCTGCTCAATCATCTGTTTGCAGTCGACCCCACAACCGGCCTGGCCCGCCGCATTCCCCTCACGGTAGAGCTTTCTTTTTACCTGGGCGCAGCCCTGTTTCTCAGCACCATCCTCTGGACCATCCTCACCACGCCTGAGCGCCCCCCTAAAAACCTGGATCAGTTTGAGCAGCTGAAAGAAGAACGCGGCGGCGTCCTCAACAGCCTGCAAGAAATCTGGCAGGCGCTGCACCACATTCCCCCCACCATGCAGCAGCTGGCCTGGGTGCAGATTTTTACCTGGCTGGGCATTTTCTGCTTTTTTATCTACTTTCCACCAGCGGTGGCGCGCAATATTTTCGGAGCGGTGGACCTCGATTCGGTGCGCTACAACGAGGGCATTGAATGGGCGGGGCTCTGTTTTGCCGCATTCAACGCGGTCTGCATCGGGGTTTCATTTTTATTGCCGGTGTTGACCCGTCGCATCAGCCGCAAAGCGGTTCACAGCTTTTGTTTAACCTGTGGTGGGGTAAGTTTGATTTTGCTGTTGCAGATTCACCACCCCCTGTTATTGCTGGTGTCGATGGTGGGGTTTGGCATGACCTGGGCCAGCGCACAGTCAATTCCTTACGCCATTTTGACCCACGCCATTCCGACCCAGCGGCGGGGTATTTACCAGGGCATTTTTAATTTCTTTATCGTGTTACCTGAGATTGGCATTTCCTTAGCCTTTGGGTGGGTGATGCAGCACTGGCTGCATGACAACCGGCTGATGGCGGTCGTGGTGGGCGGGGTCTTTTTGCTGATAGCGGCCGCGCTGACGCCATTTGTGCAAGCACCAACTGATCTCCAGGTTGATACTTCTGCCACTGAACCTGGCAAACTATCTACAAAGGAGGAGTCGGGCGATCGCTCTGTTCCTTCATCCTTATAAAAAGCCCCTTTTTTACAGACCCCTTACAAACTGACTTTACACACCGATTTATACGTGCAACTTGTTAGACCCCAGTGGATACCCAGTCTGTCAGACCGGCTAACCCAGCTATTGCTGCTAGCCGCAACCATGCTGATCTACAGCGTGTTAGGGATGGCGATCGGCAATTCCCTGTTTGTCAGCTATGTCGGGGCTCAGCATCTCCCCTTAGCGTTCATGCTGATTGGGCTGTGTTCGATGCCTGCCTACGGGCTATTTTCTCAGGTCGTCGATCGCTATAGCCGCCTGCAGCTCTTTCGCTATGTACTACTGGGGTCAATTGTGGTGGCCTTGGGGTTGCGTCTGTTGCTGATGCAAGAATCTCCCTATGCCTATTACATTCTGCTGATTACCGTCTTCTTTCAGTGGGACTTTCACAACAATGTGCTGTATCCCAGCCTGCTCACTGACTATTTCACCACCCTGGAATATAAGCGATATGCCCCCTATATTGGCATGGCCCAAGCGGTGGGCATGCTGGCGGGCGGCGGCTTGACCACGCTGCTATCGCACTATTTCAGAACGCGAGATTTGCTGCTGTGTTTACCCGTTGTGTTTGGGCTCGGGATTGTGCAGCTGCTGTATTTAGAAAGTTCGCAACGTCAGTTAACCCCAACCAAAGCAGAGCCCTCGGTCAGCGTTCTAGAGTCTCTGCAGACGTTTCCTGATTTGGTCAAGCGCTACCCGCTCGTGCTGTTTCTGGCCAGCAGCAGCTTCCTGCTAGTGATTATTTACATCAGCTCTGAGTTTTTGTGGTTCAACATCTACGGTGATCATTTCAGCGATCAGGCGCTGACGGGCTTTTTAGGGCTCATGCGCATTGTAATTAGCGTGGTTCAAATTGCCGTGATCTATGGGGTGACGCGACCGCTCTTGAAAGTTGTCGGGGTGGCTCAGATGAATCCGGTCTATCCCCTGACGACGCTGGCCAGCTTTGCCGGCTTGATGTCTCATTTCGGGTTGCCTGCGGCGATTGGCCTGCACATTAACGGCGACGCTTTTTATAAAGCCATTAACCTGCCAGTTCATCAGCTTAACTACAATGCCATTCCCCGTGAGTTTATTGGCCGCATTCGAGCCCTGAGTGACGGGTTTATTTACGCCATCGGCCTGACCCTGGCGGGGGGCCTGCTCTGGATCTGCGAGACCCATCTCAGCCTGCTCCAGATTACCTGGCTGGTGGCAGGGCTCACCGGGCTGCTGCTGGTGGTGCGGCTGCCCATGGGGCGATTCTACGCCAGCGGCTTGGAAGAGATGATTCGCTCTAACAGCATCAATCTCGATGAATTTGACACCTATCCCATTCCGTTATCGCCTCAGTCTAAGGAGGCGGTGCGAGAGCTTTTGACCGACCCAGACCGCTACACCCAGTTCAAGGGGCTAGAGTTAGCCGCCAGAATGGATCAGCCTGGGGAGTTTTTAAAGGAAGTAGAGGCCCTCATTCCAGGGGCAGATGTGCAGGTGTATGGGGGGGCGATCGCGCTGTTTGCCCACTGCCCTGATCTGCTCGATCACTTTCAACAGCGGCTGCAAGTGCCCGCCCTGCAAGCCTTTGCCCTAGAAGTGCTGCTCATTAACCAGTACCGCCCCCGCCCAGATCAGATCCCCCCTTGGCTGCAGAGTCCCCAAACTGCCCTGCGAGTTCTGGGGGCGATCGCCCAAATCCTCACGGATCCGGCCTCTGTCCCCACCTGGCCTGCAGAACTCGATAGCGCCACCGCACGCATCATCATTCGCGTGGTGGCCTACAGCAATACCCCGGCGCTAACCCCCTTGATTCCCCAGGTTGTGCTGATTCAGCCCAATGCAGATGTGATTCGGGCGGGCTTAGAGGTGCTGCTGCCGCTTACCCAACGGGGCGATGAAACCGTTGCCAACATTGCGCGCACCCAGTTAGATCACCCTGACCCGATGGTGCGTATGGCCGCCTTCGATTTGCTGCGGGTGACCCGCTGCCCAGACCAGCTCACCGCGATCGGGGAGGGCTTGGGCGATAACGACCCACGGGTACGGCAGCGCGCGGCCAGCGCCTTAGCCGCCTATGACCGGGCGGGTCTAGCCCTGGCCAAAGCCAGTCTGTCCGCACCAGAAAGTGAGGTGGTCGACACGGCAATTACCGCCATTGGCTTAGTGCGCACCAAATATGCCAGCAACCTGCTGTTCGACTACCTGACCCCCAGCTACAAGCAGCTGATCCAAACCCGCAAGTGGCAGCAGCAAATTCCCAGCGATGATCCCAGGTGGCAGCCGCTGCGGGTAGCCATTACCGATTACCACGAGCGCCTGATTCAAAAGGTGCTGTATGTTCTCTCAGCGTTGGGGTATGCTCGCACCGTTAATACGGTCAACCGGCTGTTGGCGGCTAGCGACCAAAGCGAGTTGGAAAACGCCATTGAAGTGTTGGCCTCGCTGAGTCACCGTCGCTTTGTCATGCCGCTGATGCCGTTACTAGAAGCCCGCAGCACCCCCGAACAAACGATTAACCGCGTTCAAGCCACACCGCAATGGCTTAGAAGCAAAGGGTACCGACTTTTGCTTGAGGCTCTAGAATTAAAAGATCGTTGGATCAAGACCGGTGCCCTGATTGCGCTATCAACGGTGCCTTCGGCGCTGGTTAACGATCCTGACCCATTTGTGAAACAGGTCGCCAGCCAGATCTTTGGGGCCATTGACCAGTCAACTCTGCCTGCCAATACTGCCATGAACCGACTGTTACTGCTTAAAAACGTGGCGCTCTTTAAAAACCTCTCTTTAGACGAGCTGTTGCTCATCGACAAGAGCCTGGAGCAAACCCACGTACTGGCACATGAAACCATCTTTGCAGAAGGAGACTGGGGCTCACACCTGTATA
It contains:
- the dnaK gene encoding molecular chaperone DnaK, whose protein sequence is MAKVVGIDLGTTNSCIAVMEGGQSVVIANAEGTRTTPSVVAYAKNGDRLVGQIAKRQAVMNPENTFYSVKRFIGRKYGEVSNEMTEVSYKVLRDGSANVKLNCSAAGKQFAPEEISAQVLRKLVDDASKYLGEPIKQAVITVPAYFNDSQRQATKDAGKVAGLEVLRIINEPTAASLAYGLDKKTNETILVFDLGGGTFDVSVLEVGDGVVEVLSTSGDTHLGGDDFDKKIVDWLADEFKRNEGIDLRQDKQALQRLTEAAEKAKIELSGATQTDINLPFITATQEGPKHLDTTLTRAQFEQMCSDLLDRCQTPVEQALKDAKLSAGNIDEVVLVGGSTRIPAVQELVRRTIGKDPCQGVNPDEVVAVGAAIQGGVLAGDVKDILLLDVTPLSLGVETLGGVATKLIPRNTTIPAKKSEIFSTAADGQTSVDVHVLQGERELASGNKSLGNFRLDGIPSAPRGLPQIEVTFDIDANGILSVSAKDKASGKEQSITISGASTLDDKEVDRMVKDAEANAEADRQRRERIDAKNTADSVAYQAEKQLADLNGQVPEADKQRMKELVASLREAAEKEDVDRMKTLTNDVQQALMQIGSAIYGQAQGNAAAGAPSGGASSGGNDDVIDAEFVDSK
- a CDS encoding mechanosensitive ion channel, with protein sequence MDFLHNRLNELGVGRSLAETPHIVMFGVTLLLALLIGRWTPAIARFILGHFLPAAVMGHYRQLMEPIQGSIRWAGTAIWVSLATIWLQEDFASLYGFLRPFIDLWVIGSVAWFISRLCRQIFRIYGVEVLRQLGLEADELLLVFETVVNVVIGLIAVLVFAQTQNFNLVGLFASLGIGGIAVAFASQKILEQLLSTIVLYLDRPFVPGEYIRLADGQLGRVESIGLRSTKVRTAGKSTLVIIPNSQLISMEIENVTRAKKVMVMLYFDFARPLSDEDAALVKQVISQSTDSVFGVDPGSTSIVFTPSGENGRRSQQMRRARITFFILGSNDNSIELRKRLLQLANETIARRLDGYGIQFMTQDPTVYVESPVTL
- a CDS encoding mechanosensitive ion channel — its product is MWDSYIALSWEHPALFWLSLAGIAGGIAVLLGQVVPWVTRFLLNRILREDATAFYNKVIQPQRSLLATVGALAVLDLVGFVLLRLLWRLSWYHYFEFAITLASTLALGWFLSRSFKAYFDSFLLDAALKGGRKTNSEVLILVRFFANFGIVVILAIVFGQTHRLNIVGLVASLGVGGLAVAFAAQKVLEQLVGGVVIYVDRPFTVDDYVGLPDGTFGRVESIGLRSTKIRTSGKGTLAIVPNSAIIQATVENFTDAKKVMAIVHLNLYRTVPEEEQALIRQVIQESTRDIFGIDARSTDITFRKLEGGNLTQVQTTLFILGGSGGSLEIRRQVLDVANQKMTQRLKAYGIAFDIEEPTIYVDAPITV
- a CDS encoding MFS transporter; this translates as MNSDTLTESQQIETAKTTPSKPKFAIFQLWNMNVGFLGIQFGWGLQMANMSSIFEHLGASAHEIPILWLAAPLTGLIVQPIVGNLSDYTWGPLGRRRPYLLAGAILASVALILMPHCSALWMAAGLLWVLDTSANVSMVPFRAFVGDLLPQEQRTQGFAMQSVMVGMGAIAASSMPWLLNHLFAVDPTTGLARRIPLTVELSFYLGAALFLSTILWTILTTPERPPKNLDQFEQLKEERGGVLNSLQEIWQALHHIPPTMQQLAWVQIFTWLGIFCFFIYFPPAVARNIFGAVDLDSVRYNEGIEWAGLCFAAFNAVCIGVSFLLPVLTRRISRKAVHSFCLTCGGVSLILLLQIHHPLLLLVSMVGFGMTWASAQSIPYAILTHAIPTQRRGIYQGIFNFFIVLPEIGISLAFGWVMQHWLHDNRLMAVVVGGVFLLIAAALTPFVQAPTDLQVDTSATEPGKLSTKEESGDRSVPSSL